From a region of the Mytilus galloprovincialis chromosome 3, xbMytGall1.hap1.1, whole genome shotgun sequence genome:
- the LOC143068160 gene encoding ribonuclease H2 subunit C-like has protein sequence MSAVVIDVDSCNRAPDCKTHLLPCEISYNGQAKVEEYFASSINQDKESKGLTSTFRGRPLDGEVKEVPSGYTGIILKETRKAYTDEEERKLIATHKFSNFHFWNLDKKTSQEDKLHQVLDWMEIANVLHSPVNSNSIPIKMEDS, from the exons ATGAGTGCCGTGGTAATAGACGTAGACTCTTGTAATAGGGCTCCGGATTGCAAAACTCACCTTTTACCGTGTGAGATAAGTTACAATGGTCAAGCAAAGGTCGAAGAATATTTTGCAAGCTCAATTAACCAAGACAAGGAAAGTAaag GTTTGACATCTACATTTAGAGGGAGGCCTCTTGATGGTGAAGTAAAGGAAGTCCCTTCAGGTTACACAG GTATTATATTAAAAGAAACAAGAAAAGCTTATACAGATGAAGAAGAAAGAAAACTGATAGCTACACACAAATTTTCTAACTTCCATTTCTGGAATCTGGACAAAAAGACATCACAAGAGGATAAACTTCATCAAGTCTTGGACTGGATGGAAATAGCTAACGTT ttGCATAGTCCTGTTAACTCCAATAGCATTCCAATAAAAATGGAAGATAGTTAA